The genomic window TAAATACAACTAAAAATATTAGTGGAACAGACATGCTTGAGCTCTACAGAACGGCAAGAACATCAACTGGTTCCTTATGGTACTATGTGGTTGGCTTGACTAGTGGGAGATATACAGTTCAACTCTTCTTTGCAGAGATAGTTATAGAAAGTGAATCGGGAAGGCGTTTATTTAACATCGACATTCAGGTctgatatctctctctctctctctctctctctctctctctctctctctctctctctcttcaagTTTCAATCTTGAACTTGAAGCAAACAAATGTTTTAAACACATCCAGACCATGCGagcaaaaaagataaaaaataagtGTCCTGCAGGATCAGAATATCAGGGCAGATTTTGACATTTTCAAGGAAGCGGGGGGTTTCAACAAATCCACTAACATAAATTATACAGCGAACGTCACCACCTCAGTGTTGAAAATACATCTCTATTGGAATGGACGAGGCACGTGCTGTATTCCACGCAATGGAACTTATGGTCCTTTGATCTCAGCTATAAGAGGTAAATTACCATGCATGTACTACTTTTCTTgatatctttttcttcttatcagaTAAACATTGACTGACAAGGAAATGCTATATTTTCTCAGTATTTCCTTACACGGAGGCGCAAGCCAGCCCCCCTCCTGCGCCGCATACATCAAGGCGGGATGAAAAGCGAAGAGGAGTGGTTGCAGGAATTGCTGCTCTTTCCATAGCTGCTGCGGTGATATCTTCGTCAGTTGTCTACCTCTGGTGGAAATGGGTTTCACTTGTGAAGCATCGGAAAGCATGAGAGATGTTCAGATGTGCATATACGTACAAAGCTGGTTGTTTTTGTTCCTTGTCTTCTTGGCATGTTGATGAGCCTGTCTGTATTGTATGGGCGTTGAGCTGGGTTTACATGAGCCTGTACAGGAAAGCAACAATATTGATGTACATTTGGTTTGTGGTCAGGATCTTTGGCCTATAGTTTTTTTGCTATACCAGACTACCATCATTCATAACCAGGGCGTAacctcaagtttttttttctgaaagtttTGTACATGTTATCTGTATCAAATTTGTAAAGCTTTTTTGCACTCGTATCAGTGTGTCAATTGACACCCAAGATCATTTGTTTAGGAAAATTGCGTGTTAACACCCATGTTTAAGTTTTTATGATTTAATGCGCATGTTTTGCAACTCCTTGCTTGTTGCTACCTAGTACTTCCAGTTGCGAGGATTCAATGTAGACTTCTAGAGTCAAATATTAGATAACTTCGCATTTTTATAAGtgttatttattaaattttcatttttattatatgcttttgaaaataaaaaggcTGTGGTTCACATGGCCCATGTTTCATCGTTTGGTTGTCTTATCAACtgtagctaaaatttaaattttaaaacttaattatagAGTTaagtttaagtttttttttcattgtagttttattttctcACATTGATTTTTAAATCGTTAAGAAAAGTTttgcacattatttttttattgcttaattcattttttatggcTTATTAGCCATAGATAAAACAATCAAAACCACAGGACACAAGTATTGTTTACAATGCTATTTTTCTTCGTTGGCAATATGAGAACTTTTGAATTTGGGATGAGTTCACCCGTAACATAAGCCCCCTTCAATTCGGATGTACAATTTGTTTCCATGACAAATTAAAATCAAATCCAGCCCATAaggccttttctcttttcttttcttgtcttACAAGTAGGTCTCTCTCCTTAACCTCACccgattcacacctctcccctCACTTCTCCCCcctcaaatccccaaatctaACCGGAGAAAACCCCaatctctcgccgccgccgccgccgccgccgcgatgtcTCGCCGGTACGACAGCCGCACGACGATCTTCTCGCCGGAGGGGCGTCTCTACCAGGTGGAGTACGCGATGGAGGCGATCGGGAACGCCGGGTCGGCCCTCGGCGTGCTGGCGGCCGACGGCGTGGTCCTCGTCGGCGAGAAGAAGGTCACCTCCAAGCTCCTCCAGACCTCGCGCTCCGCCGAGAAGATGTACAAGATCGACTCCCACCTCGcctgcgccgtcgccgggaTCATGTCCGACGCCAACATCCTCCTCAACACCGCCCGCCTCCACGCCCAGCGCTACGCCCTCTCCTACCAGGAGCCCATCCCCGTCGAGCAGCTCGTCCAGTCGCTCTGCGACACCAAGCAGGGGTACACCCAGTTCGGCGGCCTCCGCCCCTTCGGCGTCTCCTTCCTCTTCGCCGGCTGGGACAAGCACCATGGCTTCCAGCTCTACATGAGCGATCCCTCCGGCAACTACAGCGGCTggaaggccgccgccgtcggggccAACAGCCAGGCGGCGCAGTCCATGCTCAAGCAGGACTACCGCGACGGCCTGACCCGGGAGGAGGCCGTAGCCCTCGCCCTCAAGGTCCTGAGCAAGACCATGGATTCGACCAGCTTGACCGCCGAGAAGCTGGAGCTCGCCGAGGTGTTCCTGCAGCCAGGCACCGGGGAGGTGCAGTACCAGGTGTGCTCCCCTGAGGCGATGGGGAAGCTGCTCACCAAGGCCGGCCTCTCGCAGCCGGCGCCTGAGGCTTGATGTGTTGGTTTGCTGTGCCTTGTGATGCCTGCTACTCTTAGATGGTTTTATCATTATTATGCTTCTGTTGTCTAAACCAAACTATCTGATAATCAtgtgttttaattttatgttggACATGCTTGGGCGGTCGATGCTTTATCTATGACAGTGAATTCCCTTAAGTTTGTTCAATTTTGCGATTTCTGTATGCCTTGCTTGATTGTTATTGTGGTAAGGGAGATAGGTACTATGAAAAACAAGGGTGTAGGGTAAAGGGTAAAATCGTTTGAGATCTATGCATGTGATTATATTGTCATTGAATGTGTTTAGTGAATCAATTCAAACTGTAAGGTGATTCTGTTGTTTCAAAAGACCTAGAATTCCTATGGCTACATAGTTCAGCTTCTTAGATGTTTTTAATATTTCTATTCACCATGTACCTTGCCTATGGGAATGTCAGTAATTATGTATGGAATATGGTTTAA from Oryza glaberrima chromosome 6, OglaRS2, whole genome shotgun sequence includes these protein-coding regions:
- the LOC127775389 gene encoding proteasome subunit alpha type-4-2, with the translated sequence MSRRYDSRTTIFSPEGRLYQVEYAMEAIGNAGSALGVLAADGVVLVGEKKVTSKLLQTSRSAEKMYKIDSHLACAVAGIMSDANILLNTARLHAQRYALSYQEPIPVEQLVQSLCDTKQGYTQFGGLRPFGVSFLFAGWDKHHGFQLYMSDPSGNYSGWKAAAVGANSQAAQSMLKQDYRDGLTREEAVALALKVLSKTMDSTSLTAEKLELAEVFLQPGTGEVQYQVCSPEAMGKLLTKAGLSQPAPEA